DNA from Terriglobia bacterium:
AGCTGCACAGGTCCGACGGGCAGTTGCTGGTGGAACACGATACCGGGCAGATTCACCAGGTGCTGCTCAACCTGTTGCTGAACGCGATTCAGGCGATGGATCACGCTGCAGCCGAGCCAGGGCAGGTGGACGTGGATGTTTCCGCGCGCGATGGCCTGGCCGTGGTCAGCGTGCGCGACACCGGCAAGGGCATCAAGCCCGAGCACCTGCCCTACATCTTCCGCCCCTTCTACACCACCAAGGGCCGCGGCACCGGACTGGGCCTGTCGCTGGCGCGCCGCATCGTGGAAGATCACGGAGGAAAGATCACGGTGCAGAGCGAAGTGGGCAAGGGCTCGACGTTTGAGGTGCTGCTGCCGCTCAGGCGTGGTTAGCAGCCGCGTTTGCTGCGATGTTCTTACCATCATGTTATACATTAATAATGCTTGACATGATCAATGACATAATCTAGTGTCAGGGCATTCGTGATCAAGTCTTTTGCCGATGCCGAAACGGCGAAATTTTGGCAAACCGGGAAAAGCGCAAAGAGGCCGCCGGGAAATTTGCGATCCGTATCAAAGCGGAAGTTGCAAATGGTAGATGCGGCTGTGGCACTGGACGACCTCAAGAGTCCTCCCGGAAATAAGCTCCATCCTCTTGAACGCGAACGGTCCCATCAACACGCGATCTGGATCAATGACCAGTGGCGCGTGGCGTTTACGTGGAAAGATGGCGATGCGTACGAGGTCGAAATCACGGACTACCACTGAGCGGAGGCTGCGCAT
Protein-coding regions in this window:
- a CDS encoding type II toxin-antitoxin system RelE/ParE family toxin is translated as MIKSFADAETAKFWQTGKSAKRPPGNLRSVSKRKLQMVDAAVALDDLKSPPGNKLHPLERERSHQHAIWINDQWRVAFTWKDGDAYEVEITDYH